One window of the Tetragenococcus koreensis genome contains the following:
- a CDS encoding PTS sugar transporter subunit IIB — protein sequence MAKKVEILFVCGAGLGSSFAAQMSAEDVLNKHNVNAKLDHVDISTAASSHADVIITAQNFESQFQKFSIDEKTSIIYLRNIVSKAEIEEKLIPVLQEKGFLEK from the coding sequence ATGGCAAAAAAAGTAGAAATTTTATTTGTATGTGGCGCAGGTTTAGGGAGTAGTTTTGCAGCTCAAATGTCAGCAGAAGATGTGTTAAACAAGCATAATGTTAACGCGAAGTTAGACCATGTGGATATTTCAACAGCTGCTTCTTCCCATGCAGATGTCATTATTACAGCACAAAATTTTGAATCACAGTTTCAAAAATTTAGCATCGATGAAAAAACGTCAATTATCTATTTAAGAAATATTGTATCAAAAGCCGAAATTGAAGAAAAACTTATACCCGTCTTACAAGAAAAAGGATTCCTAGAAAAATAA
- a CDS encoding PTS sugar transporter subunit IIC, which produces MRIVNFIIENILTEASITIALIAMLGLILQKKSVGSIISGTLKTLLGFQVLSAGSSIIVDSLTYFGEIFTEGFNMQGIVPSIEAINGQAMNELGLGREIAFTFLAIFVFNILIARFTPWKYIFLTGQAILWMATMTTIFGFFVGLRGIVLVLVGGLIGRIFAVAMPAIAQPIIRKVTDSDELALGHFCTIGYIFEAGVAKLFGERGEKKKSIEDINLPSSFEFLQDTYLSVMVVMVPLYIVTAAFAGPDIIDTGGQNYLMYAFLQAIEFVVGIYVLLAGVRLLLGEIVPAFRGIAMKLVPDAVPALDAPVFFPYSPNAVILGFITTTIGTVLAMFILPQFGLAMILPGMLTNFFAGGTAGIFGNAVGGRRGAIIGGIAHGFFITLLPALLVTILTGMGFINATATDVDTIAAALLYAWILSPILRMF; this is translated from the coding sequence ATGAGGATAGTTAACTTTATTATTGAAAACATCTTGACGGAAGCGTCGATCACGATCGCTTTAATTGCCATGTTAGGTTTAATTTTACAAAAGAAGTCTGTTGGTTCAATTATTTCAGGCACACTGAAGACATTACTAGGATTTCAAGTATTAAGTGCAGGTTCTAGCATTATTGTTGATAGTTTAACTTATTTTGGCGAAATATTTACTGAAGGATTCAATATGCAAGGTATCGTTCCTTCAATCGAAGCAATCAACGGCCAAGCTATGAATGAATTAGGTTTAGGTCGAGAAATTGCCTTTACTTTCTTAGCAATCTTTGTGTTTAATATTTTAATCGCACGTTTTACCCCTTGGAAGTATATCTTTTTAACCGGACAAGCGATTTTATGGATGGCCACAATGACGACTATTTTCGGCTTCTTTGTAGGCTTGCGCGGAATTGTTTTAGTTTTAGTAGGTGGTTTAATCGGCAGGATTTTCGCCGTTGCTATGCCAGCAATTGCGCAACCGATTATCCGAAAAGTGACGGATTCTGATGAACTTGCTTTAGGCCACTTTTGTACCATTGGTTATATTTTTGAAGCAGGTGTTGCGAAACTTTTTGGCGAACGAGGCGAAAAGAAAAAATCGATTGAAGATATCAACTTACCAAGTTCTTTTGAATTTTTGCAAGATACCTATCTATCAGTAATGGTGGTTATGGTTCCTTTGTATATTGTCACTGCAGCTTTTGCAGGTCCAGACATTATAGATACAGGCGGCCAAAATTATTTAATGTATGCATTCTTGCAAGCGATTGAATTTGTTGTTGGGATTTACGTTTTACTAGCAGGCGTCCGTTTATTGTTAGGCGAAATTGTCCCTGCTTTCCGGGGGATTGCTATGAAGTTGGTTCCTGATGCTGTACCTGCATTGGATGCGCCCGTATTCTTTCCATATTCCCCTAACGCCGTTATTTTAGGTTTTATTACGACCACCATTGGAACTGTACTTGCCATGTTTATACTGCCGCAATTTGGTCTAGCGATGATCCTACCTGGGATGTTAACTAATTTCTTTGCTGGTGGTACAGCGGGGATTTTTGGAAACGCTGTTGGCGGTCGTCGAGGCGCAATCATTGGTGGAATCGCCCATGGCTTTTTCATTACTTTGTTGCCGGCATTATTAGTAACTATTCTTACAGGCATGGGTTTTATCAACGCTACTGCTACTGATGTCGATACGATTGCTGCCGCGCTATTATATGCTTGGATTTTGAGTCCGATTTTGAGAATGTTTTAG
- a CDS encoding tetratricopeptide repeat protein, with translation MFNFFKKKKEPKERSSDKKETALSEEEQTKIDQTIDEKKTAIVKAEDTEDQDKLAKLYEELGLAYSQKNDEEAIPALEKSLELKLSMGDGYKKLMSLYNEKRKEAARKGDDAGIDKYMNKMDEMRSVAKKLTISGDK, from the coding sequence ATGTTTAACTTTTTTAAAAAGAAAAAAGAACCGAAAGAGCGGTCATCTGACAAGAAAGAGACCGCTCTATCAGAAGAAGAACAAACAAAAATCGATCAAACAATTGATGAGAAAAAAACAGCAATTGTTAAAGCTGAGGACACTGAGGACCAAGATAAACTGGCGAAACTATATGAAGAGTTAGGTCTTGCCTACTCCCAAAAAAATGATGAAGAAGCGATTCCTGCTTTAGAAAAAAGCTTGGAGTTGAAATTATCAATGGGTGACGGTTATAAAAAATTGATGAGTTTATACAATGAAAAGAGAAAAGAAGCAGCTAGAAAGGGCGATGATGCCGGAATTGATAAATATATGAACAAAATGGACGAAATGAGATCAGTCGCAAAAAAATTAACCATTAGTGGAGACAAATAA
- a CDS encoding class II fructose-bisphosphate aldolase has product MYKTLKEVTQTAEELNMTIGAFNAHNLEMMPEMIRAAKEMGSPIIIQTSIDTAKYIGYPVVVAVARALADNEMVDVVLHLDHAKDFDEIKAAIDAGYSSVMFDGSALPFKENIAKTKAVVSYAHNRGVSVEGEIGTIGGTEEGISVPLDEEMYTQPGDAVQFVKETGVDALAVAIGTNHGQFKSKTDVKIPLLRSIHEKVAIPLVVHGGTGVKEEDYPELINNGIRKFNVGTELLVGWTQEAIDCFGATEVNKSLRHNIIPANMKVKETVKHKIGLFMNLAEPMNVGRTPDE; this is encoded by the coding sequence ATGTACAAAACTTTAAAAGAAGTAACACAGACAGCGGAAGAATTGAATATGACAATAGGTGCATTTAACGCGCATAATTTAGAAATGATGCCGGAAATGATCCGGGCAGCCAAAGAAATGGGGAGCCCTATCATTATTCAAACAAGTATAGATACGGCTAAATATATCGGCTATCCTGTGGTTGTTGCCGTGGCAAGAGCGCTTGCCGACAATGAAATGGTCGATGTGGTGTTGCATTTAGACCATGCCAAGGACTTTGATGAAATCAAGGCTGCTATTGATGCAGGCTATTCAAGTGTGATGTTTGATGGATCCGCGCTGCCTTTTAAAGAAAACATAGCGAAAACCAAAGCTGTAGTAAGTTATGCACACAATAGAGGAGTATCGGTAGAAGGCGAGATTGGCACAATCGGCGGTACCGAAGAAGGTATTTCTGTCCCATTGGATGAAGAGATGTACACGCAACCAGGCGATGCTGTGCAATTTGTCAAAGAAACCGGAGTTGACGCGTTAGCCGTAGCTATAGGTACCAATCATGGGCAATTCAAATCTAAAACAGATGTCAAAATTCCATTGCTCAGATCTATCCATGAAAAAGTAGCTATACCTTTAGTCGTTCATGGAGGTACTGGGGTTAAAGAAGAAGACTACCCAGAGCTAATTAATAACGGGATCCGTAAATTTAATGTAGGGACAGAACTGTTAGTTGGCTGGACCCAAGAAGCTATAGATTGCTTTGGCGCAACAGAAGTAAACAAATCATTAAGACACAATATTATTCCAGCAAATATGAAAGTAAAAGAAACAGTTAAACATAAGATTGGATTATTTATGAACTTAGCCGAACCTATGAATGTAGGTCGAACCCCAGATGAATAA
- a CDS encoding AAA family ATPase, which yields MNKYLILIAGSPATGKSYLVHEIQKVLPSIFILTPDELKEILADSVGFNDLAEKAKLEEEVWANYYRILAIYMQLGKQFILSEYPFSDKQKGQLKELSEDYGYQTITIRLRAEFETLWGRRKIRDRQNDRHLSHIMSHYHYGDELTDRTQADNLITKSEFRKVISDRGYDRFSLGEVWDFDVTNFDQVDYGELLSYLGRLEEK from the coding sequence ATGAATAAATATTTGATTTTAATCGCGGGGAGTCCGGCAACTGGTAAAAGTTACTTAGTCCATGAGATACAAAAAGTACTGCCTTCGATTTTTATCCTCACGCCAGACGAATTGAAAGAAATCTTAGCAGATTCTGTTGGGTTTAATGATTTGGCCGAAAAAGCAAAATTAGAAGAAGAGGTTTGGGCTAATTACTATCGGATTCTAGCTATTTATATGCAGCTAGGCAAACAGTTTATTCTTTCTGAATACCCTTTTTCTGATAAACAAAAAGGTCAGCTCAAGGAATTATCTGAAGACTATGGTTATCAGACCATTACGATTCGTTTGAGAGCAGAATTTGAAACATTGTGGGGGCGTAGAAAAATACGTGATCGACAAAATGATCGGCATCTAAGCCATATTATGTCTCATTACCATTATGGCGACGAACTAACAGATAGAACACAAGCAGATAATTTAATCACTAAATCTGAATTTAGGAAAGTTATTAGTGATAGAGGGTATGATCGGTTTTCTTTAGGTGAAGTTTGGGATTTTGATGTGACAAATTTTGATCAGGTAGATTATGGAGAGTTGTTGAGTTACTTGGGTCGGTTAGAGGAGAAGTAG
- a CDS encoding PRD domain-containing protein has protein sequence MKVVQSLNQNALLVNNDGNECIVVGKGIGFGKKRGDVVENKQEVKFYKMVPEQDGVRELIEDIDDKSLQIAEEIAVHAEEFLDKEFTGNFILSLAGHIQFLEEKYRDYIEIPEPFHYELKYLYPTEYRIAEWAINYLQEEFELALPSAEVSFFTLHFVNGLVENGSLKNVVELSDILNETIEIIEKETNEVMDRETITFSRFIIHLRYFVIRNLASTSKRSDSQNTDFKKIYDLTFEMYPREKQIIDKIKEQLYIDHNIEFENFEDFYLLLHLVRIMNNGVESR, from the coding sequence TTGAAGGTTGTACAATCATTAAACCAAAATGCCTTATTAGTAAATAATGACGGAAACGAATGTATTGTCGTTGGAAAAGGAATTGGTTTTGGTAAAAAAAGGGGAGATGTAGTTGAGAATAAGCAAGAGGTTAAGTTTTATAAAATGGTTCCAGAACAAGACGGAGTAAGAGAATTAATTGAAGATATTGATGATAAAAGCTTGCAAATCGCTGAAGAAATTGCTGTACATGCAGAAGAATTTCTTGATAAAGAATTTACTGGTAATTTCATTTTGTCGCTGGCTGGACACATTCAATTCCTTGAAGAAAAATACAGAGATTATATTGAGATTCCAGAACCCTTTCATTACGAACTAAAATATTTATACCCTACCGAATATAGAATAGCTGAATGGGCAATTAACTATTTACAGGAAGAATTTGAATTAGCATTGCCTAGCGCAGAAGTATCTTTTTTTACATTACATTTTGTGAATGGACTGGTAGAAAATGGTTCTTTGAAAAACGTTGTAGAGCTGAGTGATATTTTAAATGAAACAATAGAAATTATAGAAAAAGAAACAAACGAGGTCATGGATAGAGAAACAATAACATTTTCTAGATTTATCATTCACTTGAGATATTTTGTGATAAGAAATCTAGCTAGTACGTCTAAAAGAAGCGATAGTCAAAATACTGACTTTAAGAAGATTTATGATCTGACGTTTGAGATGTATCCTCGCGAAAAACAAATTATCGATAAGATAAAAGAACAGCTTTATATAGATCATAATATAGAATTTGAAAACTTTGAAGATTTTTATCTTTTATTACATTTGGTCAGAATAATGAATAACGGAGTTGAAAGCAGATGA
- a CDS encoding PTS sugar transporter subunit IIA, translating into MNYKENFKKELTNLSLAVGSQEHFFRVVSNDLKEKDYVEQSFEEAIIEREKIYPTGLQLDNFTIAIPHTDVIHIKKPFVAIYRLTTEINFYQMGTDDVVVPVKDVLVLGINEPKKQVGLLSSLMQCFSKNEFIKQYKNTATADSIVELIKNNL; encoded by the coding sequence ATGAATTATAAGGAAAATTTTAAAAAAGAGTTAACCAATCTTAGCCTGGCTGTAGGTAGTCAAGAACATTTTTTTCGAGTTGTTTCCAATGATTTAAAAGAAAAGGACTATGTTGAACAGTCGTTTGAAGAAGCAATTATTGAAAGAGAAAAAATTTACCCTACAGGTTTACAGCTAGATAATTTTACTATAGCGATTCCGCATACAGACGTTATTCATATAAAAAAGCCTTTTGTTGCTATCTATCGGTTAACAACAGAAATTAATTTTTATCAGATGGGAACTGACGATGTTGTTGTTCCAGTGAAAGATGTCTTAGTTTTAGGAATTAATGAACCTAAAAAACAAGTAGGATTATTATCAAGTTTAATGCAGTGCTTTTCTAAAAATGAATTTATTAAACAGTATAAAAACACAGCAACAGCAGATTCAATTGTAGAGTTAATAAAAAATAATTTATAA
- a CDS encoding PTS sugar transporter subunit IIB, translated as MKKIIVACGSGVATSQTVASKLAKLLKERKVPAEVEAVDIKSLKHHVKSADAYVSIVKSKEEFGIPVFNGVAFLTGMGQEEELQKIIDLIEED; from the coding sequence ATGAAAAAAATCATTGTAGCTTGTGGATCAGGTGTCGCGACTTCGCAGACGGTAGCTTCAAAACTTGCCAAATTATTAAAAGAAAGAAAAGTACCTGCAGAGGTTGAAGCAGTAGACATTAAATCATTAAAACATCATGTAAAAAGCGCTGATGCCTATGTTTCTATTGTTAAATCAAAAGAAGAATTTGGTATACCTGTGTTTAATGGAGTGGCATTTTTAACAGGAATGGGTCAAGAAGAAGAATTACAAAAAATCATTGATTTAATTGAGGAGGATTAA
- a CDS encoding PTS galactitol transporter subunit IIC has translation MDALQTVVSYVLNDLGAAVFVPALMLIIGLCMKMKFSEAFISALTLGIAFTGMSILIDYMMESMGDAAASLAQSTGVNLPAVDGGWPGMAAISWAWPYAFLMFPLTIGINILLLIANRTKTLNVDMWNVWNKIFTAVMVSYITGSTIWGFVAASIQIILELKAGDIWGPEVERLTSIPGVTVPHFITLICTLLFPIDELLKKIPFFNRPMDADALKEKIGIFGENSVMGGIIGLLLGLASGYGVAGSLQLAVQAATALTLFPMVSKLFSQALSPISEAISDFMKKRFEGKEVFIGLDWPILAGRNELWVAVIITIPVLLILAIVLPGNIVLPFAGIINLSFVVGALLLTNANLGRMIFHGVISAPLFLYGATYFAQYVTRLANETGAANVPEGKLLSWSTFEGPDIRYLFATGFSGNILSIILLVIWLGLFYWMYTSKKKYNQSLENE, from the coding sequence ATGGATGCACTTCAGACTGTTGTTAGTTACGTTCTAAATGATTTAGGCGCCGCCGTTTTTGTTCCTGCCTTAATGTTGATTATAGGACTTTGTATGAAAATGAAGTTTTCAGAAGCATTCATTTCTGCCTTAACATTAGGTATTGCTTTTACGGGTATGTCAATACTCATTGATTACATGATGGAATCAATGGGCGATGCTGCAGCTAGTCTAGCTCAGAGCACAGGGGTTAATCTACCAGCAGTCGATGGCGGATGGCCTGGAATGGCTGCAATCTCGTGGGCTTGGCCTTACGCATTTTTGATGTTTCCACTTACTATTGGTATTAATATTTTATTATTAATCGCTAATCGTACAAAAACTTTAAATGTTGATATGTGGAATGTTTGGAACAAGATTTTTACTGCTGTAATGGTTTCTTATATTACAGGAAGTACGATTTGGGGATTTGTCGCAGCGTCAATTCAAATTATTTTGGAATTAAAAGCTGGTGATATATGGGGGCCTGAGGTTGAAAGATTAACTAGTATTCCAGGAGTTACAGTGCCACATTTTATCACTTTGATATGTACCTTGTTATTTCCTATTGACGAATTATTAAAAAAGATTCCTTTTTTTAACAGACCTATGGATGCGGATGCACTAAAAGAAAAAATCGGTATCTTTGGTGAAAACTCAGTTATGGGAGGAATCATTGGCCTATTGCTAGGTTTGGCATCGGGGTATGGTGTTGCCGGATCATTACAACTAGCTGTTCAGGCAGCTACTGCACTAACTTTATTTCCAATGGTTTCAAAACTTTTTTCACAGGCATTATCACCAATTTCAGAAGCTATATCAGACTTTATGAAAAAACGATTTGAAGGAAAAGAAGTTTTTATTGGTTTAGATTGGCCTATTCTAGCTGGTCGTAATGAACTGTGGGTAGCAGTCATTATCACCATTCCAGTCTTATTAATTTTAGCTATCGTTTTACCAGGGAATATAGTATTACCATTTGCAGGAATTATTAACCTTTCTTTTGTAGTTGGGGCGTTATTACTTACTAATGCTAACTTAGGAAGGATGATTTTTCACGGAGTTATCTCTGCTCCATTATTCTTATATGGTGCCACTTATTTTGCACAGTATGTAACACGTTTAGCAAATGAAACGGGCGCAGCAAATGTACCAGAAGGGAAATTGCTATCATGGAGTACCTTTGAAGGTCCAGATATTAGGTATCTTTTTGCAACCGGATTTTCTGGCAACATTTTAAGTATTATTTTATTAGTTATCTGGCTAGGCCTGTTTTATTGGATGTATACGAGTAAGAAAAAATATAACCAATCGCTAGAGAATGAGTAG
- the rhaD gene encoding rhamnulose-1-phosphate aldolase produces MTKYTELTAVKELADLTYTMWQMGWDEKNGGNISYLLSEKEVKEFYRDQVPRFIELKNIPSNLIGRYLIITASGSNFRLVKDSIETTVGVIKIKQEGYTIIAGFENNNQPTSEIYMHLLSHSARLEVDPTHRVVVHNHATEISEMTFVHELDDKALTRSLWGMVTECIIVFPDGVGVLPWMVCGNEEIGKATAKKLTNCRIVIWSHHGILATGSSLNDAFGLIETVNKAAKIYMNTFDKRITKGITDKQLLDVCDFFGVTPKKGILN; encoded by the coding sequence ATGACGAAATACACAGAACTGACCGCTGTCAAAGAACTAGCTGACTTAACGTACACAATGTGGCAAATGGGGTGGGATGAGAAGAATGGCGGAAATATTAGCTACCTTTTGTCAGAAAAAGAAGTTAAAGAATTTTATCGGGATCAGGTTCCGAGATTTATCGAGTTAAAAAATATACCGAGTAATTTAATCGGTCGGTATTTGATTATTACAGCTTCAGGAAGCAATTTTCGTTTAGTAAAAGATTCTATCGAAACAACAGTCGGAGTTATCAAAATTAAACAAGAAGGTTATACGATAATAGCTGGCTTTGAGAATAATAATCAACCGACTAGTGAAATCTATATGCATTTACTCTCTCATAGTGCTCGTTTAGAAGTGGATCCAACACATCGAGTAGTTGTTCATAATCATGCGACAGAAATTTCTGAGATGACGTTTGTTCATGAATTAGATGATAAGGCCCTGACTCGTTCTTTATGGGGAATGGTTACTGAGTGTATTATTGTATTTCCAGATGGCGTAGGAGTGCTACCTTGGATGGTTTGCGGGAATGAAGAGATCGGAAAGGCTACAGCGAAAAAATTAACAAATTGTCGAATCGTAATCTGGTCACATCATGGTATTCTAGCAACAGGGAGTAGCTTAAATGACGCTTTTGGCTTAATTGAAACTGTCAATAAGGCCGCTAAAATATATATGAATACTTTTGACAAAAGGATAACCAAAGGGATTACAGATAAACAATTATTAGATGTATGTGATTTTTTTGGTGTTACACCAAAGAAAGGTATTCTTAATTAA
- a CDS encoding PTS sugar transporter subunit IIA: MNQILLASHGELAKGMLQTVSMLIGELDNIHAFSSYRDDEAGLLYQMNEKINSFNKNDKIYILSDIFGGSVNNEILTLLNKPNITLITGMNLMLVVGIATQAERISDDELARIIQESQQGIINCNTLLEKNTNTEGDDL; this comes from the coding sequence ATGAATCAAATCTTATTAGCAAGCCACGGCGAGCTTGCTAAGGGAATGCTACAAACAGTAAGCATGTTGATCGGAGAATTAGATAATATCCATGCTTTTTCCAGTTACCGAGACGATGAAGCTGGACTTTTGTATCAGATGAACGAAAAAATCAATTCTTTCAATAAAAATGACAAGATTTACATATTAAGTGATATTTTTGGCGGCAGTGTGAATAACGAAATTCTTACGTTGCTAAATAAACCGAATATTACATTAATTACTGGAATGAACTTGATGTTAGTTGTGGGGATCGCTACCCAAGCCGAAAGAATAAGCGATGATGAGTTAGCAAGGATTATTCAAGAAAGTCAGCAAGGAATTATTAACTGCAATACACTTCTTGAGAAAAATACCAATACGGAAGGTGATGACCTATGA
- a CDS encoding PTS sugar transporter subunit IIB has translation MIKLVRIDYRLLHGQVVFAWSKALGITRTIVVNDEAATDDFKKMSLNLSKPSGMKLNIFTVDETIQKIPKIEQLNDNIMLIFGNTEETLKVCEAYPKIEEINYGGILKKEDAKQYSNAIHLTPSEVEDSRRLKDLGINLYMQQVPTSKKEDLNSKL, from the coding sequence ATGATTAAATTAGTTCGCATTGATTATCGTTTATTGCATGGACAAGTTGTTTTTGCATGGAGCAAAGCTTTGGGAATTACACGCACTATTGTGGTTAATGATGAAGCTGCAACAGATGATTTTAAAAAGATGTCTTTAAATCTTTCCAAACCATCGGGGATGAAACTAAATATTTTTACTGTAGACGAAACGATTCAAAAAATACCCAAAATTGAGCAATTAAATGACAATATTATGTTAATTTTTGGCAATACTGAAGAGACTTTAAAGGTCTGTGAAGCTTATCCAAAGATCGAAGAAATTAATTACGGTGGGATTCTCAAAAAAGAAGATGCTAAGCAATACAGTAATGCAATTCATTTAACACCTTCTGAAGTTGAGGATTCAAGAAGGTTAAAAGATTTAGGTATCAACCTATATATGCAACAGGTACCAACTTCTAAAAAAGAAGATTTAAATAGCAAGCTATGA
- a CDS encoding transposase, with product MTRLTNLLSQSSRGKYGKEQAIAFKQLAASTIGQASAILEFELLQTIDLIEYFTTLLKSAEKEVEKLMKTIDSPILTIPGIGVKLGAIILAEIRSIDHFQTPAQLLAFAGSEPSISTSGENQQENGHMVKRGSTSLRWALHEAARLSTVWAPPMKKYLNKKLEEGKHYTVAITHVVKKLVRIIFHILKTGEPYQENKVVVN from the coding sequence TTGACCCGGTTAACCAACCTTTTATCCCAATCTTCACGGGGAAAATATGGGAAAGAACAAGCCATTGCCTTTAAACAACTGGCAGCTTCGACCATTGGTCAAGCATCCGCTATTTTAGAATTTGAATTACTCCAAACCATTGATTTGATTGAGTATTTCACTACCTTACTAAAAAGCGCGGAGAAGGAAGTTGAAAAACTTATGAAGACCATTGATTCGCCTATACTGACCATTCCAGGCATTGGCGTTAAGCTAGGGGCCATTATTTTAGCTGAGATCCGTTCCATTGATCATTTCCAAACGCCCGCTCAATTACTCGCTTTTGCTGGTTCAGAACCTTCAATCAGTACTTCAGGAGAAAACCAACAAGAGAATGGTCATATGGTGAAGCGTGGTTCCACCTCCTTACGTTGGGCATTACATGAAGCTGCACGACTCTCTACGGTTTGGGCGCCTCCAATGAAAAAGTATTTGAACAAAAAGTTAGAAGAAGGCAAACATTATACGGTCGCCATCACGCATGTAGTAAAAAAACTGGTTCGCATCATTTTCCATATCTTAAAAACAGGAGAGCCCTATCAAGAGAACAAAGTGGTCGTTAACTAA
- a CDS encoding IS110 family transposase: MLYAGIDVAKHKHDLAVIDSQGEVFIRHLKIQNNREGFTHLQMTFENLRVTTQQEIQIALEDTGHYSYNLIRFLRTHSYSTFSYNPFLIKEFAKKQTLRKTKTDKKDAVTIARKLREDVDKTLFETDTRILELKYATRNVSRLQQARAKQKTNYTRLLDLLFPELAPSLEGQNAHHNQAIYEMLKVFPSPRKSLRRI; the protein is encoded by the coding sequence ATGTTATATGCAGGAATAGATGTCGCTAAGCACAAACATGATTTAGCCGTCATTGATAGTCAAGGAGAAGTGTTTATCCGTCACTTAAAAATTCAAAATAACCGGGAGGGTTTCACCCATCTTCAAATGACCTTTGAGAATCTCCGAGTGACCACCCAACAAGAGATTCAAATTGCCTTAGAAGATACGGGACACTATTCCTATAATTTGATTCGTTTTCTCCGTACCCATAGCTATTCTACATTCAGTTATAATCCGTTTTTGATTAAAGAATTTGCCAAAAAACAGACCCTTCGTAAAACTAAGACGGATAAAAAAGATGCCGTGACCATTGCTCGTAAATTACGAGAAGATGTTGATAAAACCTTGTTTGAGACCGATACGCGTATACTTGAGCTGAAGTATGCCACACGAAATGTGAGCCGCCTCCAACAAGCGCGTGCGAAACAAAAGACCAATTATACCCGCTTGTTAGACCTTCTTTTTCCCGAATTAGCGCCTTCTCTGGAAGGGCAAAATGCCCACCATAACCAAGCCATTTATGAGATGCTCAAAGTCTTTCCTTCTCCCAGAAAATCGCTCAGGCGCATTTGA
- a CDS encoding tyrosine-type recombinase/integrase, with product MGYNVQPLRLQQEINDFLFCLRRNKNAERDVFLFLIGINSGLRMSDIVKLKKKDVITSKNPRIVEQKTGKTRILYLSSLQDLIHGYTAPSDPEAYLFPSTKGGHLEVNTVYQMFQKVAKLLGRDDIGTHTLRKTFGYHYYKKTKDVATLMEIFGHSSEKITKRYIGINEDEISETLLNFRLGF from the coding sequence ATGGGCTATAATGTTCAGCCACTACGGTTGCAACAGGAGATTAATGATTTTTTATTTTGCCTGCGACGGAATAAAAATGCGGAACGTGACGTTTTCTTGTTTCTAATTGGAATTAACAGCGGTCTGCGCATGTCCGACATCGTCAAACTCAAGAAAAAAGACGTGATTACCTCAAAAAACCCGCGCATCGTGGAGCAAAAGACAGGGAAAACACGCATTTTATACTTAAGCAGCTTACAGGACTTGATTCACGGCTATACCGCACCCTCAGATCCGGAGGCTTACTTGTTTCCCAGTACTAAGGGCGGCCATTTAGAAGTCAATACGGTCTACCAGATGTTTCAAAAGGTCGCGAAGCTGTTAGGAAGGGACGATATCGGCACCCACACCCTACGAAAAACCTTTGGTTACCACTATTACAAGAAAACCAAAGACGTGGCCACCTTAATGGAAATCTTTGGTCACAGCAGCGAGAAGATTACCAAACGCTACATCGGAATTAATGAAGATGAAATCAGTGAAACGTTATTAAATTTTCGGTTAGGTTTTTGA